Proteins encoded in a region of the Shewanella polaris genome:
- a CDS encoding thioesterase family protein → MTTTIKTQILQQVADIFDQHVPFHNLLGLDIKHYDINGVEVVIKMKPELIGNIHQNILHGGVTATILDVVGGLTVFAGLVASKEDWTIEELQQRLTTLGTIDMRVDFLRPGRGEIFTGTGSVIRSGNRVSVCRMELHNEQGVHIAFGTGTYMVG, encoded by the coding sequence ATGACCACCACCATTAAAACTCAGATTTTACAGCAAGTTGCAGATATTTTTGACCAACATGTTCCATTCCATAATCTGCTTGGTTTAGATATAAAACATTACGACATCAATGGGGTTGAAGTCGTGATAAAAATGAAGCCAGAACTCATCGGTAATATCCATCAAAATATTCTTCATGGCGGTGTCACCGCAACAATACTTGATGTTGTTGGTGGACTTACGGTTTTTGCAGGGCTAGTTGCCAGTAAAGAAGATTGGACCATAGAAGAGTTACAACAGCGTCTTACAACCTTGGGCACGATCGATATGCGGGTAGACTTTTTACGCCCAGGTCGTGGCGAGATTTTTACTGGCACAGGTAGTGTTATCCGTTCTGGTAACCGGGTATCAGTGTGCCGAATGGAATTACATAATGAACAAGGTGTCCATATTGCATTTGG